The Urbifossiella limnaea nucleotide sequence GGGGGTCGACCCCGAGGAACTCCGGGCGGACGTGCTCCGCGAAGTCGGGTGGCCGGACACCGACTGACCACCAACCCCCGACCCCGCCCATGCACCCCGCCGCGCTCCAGGCCCGCCGCGACTTCCTCGCCACCAGCGGCACCGGGGGTACGCGCGACCGATCGGGCCGCTGAGTATGGGACTACCGGCGTTCAACGCGGACGGCGACCTGCCTCCGGGCGTGTACCTGGTGACGCTCGCCGACGCCCTTGCCCGCTTCGGCCGCGGGTCGGCACAGCGGCAGGTGGTCGCCGGCCGGCTCGCCAGGATTCACGGCCTCGCCGCCTCCACCGGCCGCCTGGCCCGGTTCGTCGTGTTCGGGTCGTTCGTGACCGCCAAGCCCGACCCGCGGGACGTGGACGTCGTGCTGCTCATGGACGACGGCTTCGACGTGACCGCCACGGCCGACGACGTGGCCGCGGTGTTCGACCACGCCGAGGCCGACGCCCGGCTCGGTGCGAGCGTGTTTTGGGCCACGCGGTCCGGGGCGTTCGGCGGCGAGCAGGCCATGATCGAGTACTGGCAGACCCGCCGCGATGGCCGCCTGCGCGGTATCCTGGAAATCGTCCCGGAGCAGTCATGATCGCCGACGACCGCGAACTCACCGTCACCCAGGACCGGATTACCCGGCTCCAGCAGCAGGTCGCCCACCTGCGGAGGACGGTGGCGAACCCGGCCAACTACCGCGCGGCCGCGGCCGGGTTCCTGGCCGAAATCGACCGGATGCAGCGCGAGGTCCGCGAGTTCCTCAGCCTCCACCCGTCCGAACTCGCCGGCGTCGCCTGACCCTCACCCCCGGAACGCCATGTACCCCGCCGCGCTCCAGGCCCGCCGCGACTTCCTCGCCACCAGCGCCAACGGCGTCGGGCTGCTGGCTCTCGCGTCGCTGCTGACGGACGACGGCCGCCTCGCCGCCGCGCCGCTCGCCCCGCACTTCGCGCCGAAGGCCAAGAACTGCATTTGCATCTACCTCGAAGGCGCCCCCAGCCAGCTCGACCTGTTCGACCCCAAGCCGCGGCTCAACCAGCTCCACGGCCAGAAGCTGCCGGAGTCGCTCACCCGCAACGTGCGGTTCGCGTTCCTCCAGAAGGACACCGCCACCGTCATGGGGAGCCCGCGGCGGTGGACGCGCCACGGGCAGTGCGGCATGGAACTGTCCGAACTGCTGCCGCACCTCGGCTCCGTCGCCGACGACATCTGCTTGATCCGCTCGATGCACACGGAGGCGTTCAACCACCACCCCGGCCAGCTGCTGATGAACACCGGCAGCACGTCCTTCGGCCGGCCGAGCCTGGGGGCGTGGCTCACCTACGGCCTCGGCAGCGAGAGCCGCAACCTGCCGGGGTACGTGGTGCTGAACGCCGGCCGCGGCACGAGCGGCGGCACGAGCAACTGGGGCAGCGGCTTCCTGCCGAGCACGCACGCCGGCACGCTGTTCCGCAACCACGGCGACCCGGTGCTGAACCTCGGCAACCCGCCCGGCGTGTCCGACGAGATTCAGCAGCGCACCATCGAGGCGGTGCGCGACCTGAACGGCACCCGCGCCGCGGCGGTCGGCGACCCGGAGGTGAACGCCCGCACCGCCGCCTACGAACTCGCGTTCCGCATGCAGGCCGCGGCGCCGGAGCTCATCGACCTGTCGAAGGAGTCGCAGCGGACGCTCGACGCCTACGGCCTCGACCGCCGCGAGCCGGACGTGAAGGCCGACCGCGGCGGCGGCCGCGGGCAGTACCGCCAGTTCGCCGCGAACTGCCTGCTGGCCCGCCGGCTGGTCGAGCGCGGGGTGCGGTTCGTGTCGCTGTTCCACGCCAGCTGGGACCACCACTCCAACCTCGAAGTGGAGCTGCCGTTCAACTGCGGCATGGCGGATCAGCCCGTGGCGGCGTTGATCAAGGACTTGAAGCAGCGCGGCCTGCTGGACACGACGCTGGTGCTGTGGCTGAGCGAGTTCGGGCGGACGCCGCTGGGCGAGAACCGCGCCGGCCGGCCGGGCGTGACCGGCCGCGACCACCACCCGTTCGCGTTCTCGGTGTGGGCCGCCGGCGGCGGCATCAAGGGCGGGCAGGTGATCGGCGAGACGGACGAGATCGGCTGGACCGTGACGAAAGACCCGGTTCACATCAACGACCTGCACGCGACGCTGCTGCACCTGTTCGGGCTGGACCACCTGCGGCTGACGTACCGCTTCCAGGGCCGCGACTTCCGCCTGACGGACGTGGGCGGCAAGGTGGTGACGAAGCTGCTGGCGTGACGCGGGTCCCGGGCTCGGCCCGCGGCCCCCGCCTCAGCCCGGGTAGACGCCGTCGAGCGTCACGCCGGTGCCGAGCGGGTTCTGCAGCGGCCCCGTCGGGTTGCCGAGCTGCCCCAGCGGGATCACCCGCACGAACGGGTTCGCCGGGTCGGCCGACGCCGCGATCAGCTCGGCCTTGCCGTCGCCGTCGAGGTCGCGGGCCGCCACCCGCAGCCCCTTGCGGTCGCGCGAGTCCCAGGTGAAGAAGTCGGCCAGCGCCGGCAGCGCCGCCATGTCGGCGCCCGGGTTGGCGATCAGCAGCGCCCCGCTCACGACCCGCACCCGCGGGCCGCCGGTCACGCCGGTGCTGTAGATCACGTCGCCGCGGCCGTCGCCGTCGAGGTCCGCGGCCGCCACGTACACGCCGCTGCGGAGCGCCGGGTCGAGCGCGAAGAAGTCGGGGACCAGCCGCGCCGCCTGGCCGCGGGCCAGCGCCGCGCCGTCGTACACCGCCACCCGCGGGCCGCCGCCGAGGCCGGCGCCGACGATCAGCTCGGCCGCCCCGTCGCGGTTCATGTCGGCCATCGCCACCCGGCTGCCGCCGCGGAAGCCGGGGTCGCCGAACGCCAGGAAGTCGGCCAGCGGGACGAGCCGGCCGCCGGTCACCTTGTACACGCTCACCCGGGTGCCGCCGCCCGCGTCCGCCGACACGGCGAGCTCGGCCCGGCCGTCGCGGTCCACGTCGGCCGCGGCCAGGAACACGCCCCCGCCGAACCCGTCCAGCACCACCCCCGACGCCACGTCGGCGCCGGTCGCGCCGTTCACGATCCGCACGCCCGCGGCGGCCCCGGGGCCGGTGCCGAACGCCAGGTCTTCGACGCCGTCGCCGGTGAAGTCGGCGGCCACGCCGCGGGTGACGCCGGCGTACCCGGGGAAGGCCGGGACGGCGTCGCCGGCCGGGCGGAGGAAGCCGTCGGCGCTCAGGGTGTAGGCGCGGCCGGTGCCGTCGGCCGGGCCGGTCAGCACCACCGGGGCCGGGGCCGTCCTGGGGTTGTTGAGCGGCACCGGCACGAACGGCGGCGGCGACGGCGCGGCCGGCGGCGGCGCGGCCGCGGACGCGTTCCACCCGACGTCACGCAGGGCGGCGTAGTCCAGCGCCGAGAACGTCACCCGCCCGCCGAGCGTGGCCGTCGGGTCCAGCGCCACCACCTGCCCGCCGACGCTGATGCCGTCGGCCCAGTGGGACGTGCCGGCCAGCGGCACCGGGCCGCCGTACAGCGCCGACGCCTGCGGGCCGACGAACGCCCCGTTGCGGACCTGCGACGTCCACGTCGGGGCGGTGCCGAGGCCGAGGGCGTGGCCGAACTCGTGCGCCGCTACTGAATAGAAGTCCACCTGGCTGCGGCCGATGCCGGCGGCGCTCGTGCCGAAGTACCAGTTGGTGCCGGCGGTGTCAAACGCCAGCGCGCCGCCCCACAGGGTGAAGCCGGGGCCGCGCGAGCGGATCAGGTCGAACCACGCCTGCGACCCGCCGGCGGCGTACCCGCCGTACCCGCCGAGGCCGGCCTCGGCGCCCACCAGGTCGCGGCCGCCGGCGTACAGGACGATGGTGTTCGCCGGGATGGTCCGGTTGGAGACGCGGACCTCCCGGCCGGTGGCGGGGTTGAAGAACGTCGCGTCCCAGGTGTTGCCGTTGCCGGGGGTGAGGGCGGGGAGGTTGGCGCTGAGGTTGGCGGCCACGTCGTTGACGGCGCGCTCGAGGACGGCGCGGCGGGTCGGGTCGGCGAAGAAGCCGAGGGCGTCGAGCGAGTAGTCGATCTGGACGACGAAGGCGGGGGTGTCGCGGGCTTCGAGGTGTTCGAGTGTCAGCCGGGCGCGCGGGGGCGAGTCGGTCCGGTTCCGCATCGAGGGCCCCAGTTGACGGGCGTGGACGACCGGCCCCGCGCGGCGGGCCGCGCGGGCGACGAGTTCTCGCGCCGGCGCTCGGGGCCGGCTGCGGCGTGGACGACTTTCCCGGATGGGAGAGTTTTTTCTAACGACCCGGCTGTTCCGGGAGCAACAGTTCTTCCGCTTTATTCGCCGATTCCGTCAAGTCCAGTGGCGGAACTTCCGACGGCGCTGCTGATGTGTAGGACACCGATTCAGGTCGTGTCGGCTGGGAGCAAAAATCCCCATGTCGGGGTGGTGCGACGTGGTCCGATTGCGGAATCGCTGCGGGTGGTGCGGGTTGTGCCGGGTGCGGCCACGGGGGGCGAGGAGCGGCGGTTCAGGGCGGGCGGGAATGGCCGGCGGGATTCACGGCGGACCTGACGGGCTGGTGCTTACCGCGCCACCGCCCGCGGCAGGGCGGTCGGCACCTCGCCGCGCTTCTACGTCTTCGCCGCCGGTGACCTCGGGGAACAGCCCGATGTCGGCGAGGAGTACCCGAAGGGCGACGACGGTCGGGTCGTTCATCCGGAGGCGGGCGACGGTGGCCCGGCCGATTGGGGTGCGGGCGACGAGCTGACCGGGCGCGGCGGCCGACCACGCGAAATGATCGGCCCACACGTCGGCCCGCGGGTTGAAGAGCGGGGCCACCGCCCCCGTGTCCGGGTCGGTGGCGTCGGTCGCGGCCCACTTGTGCCCGTTGCAGCGCGGGCAGGCCAGCGCCAGGTTGTTCGGGTCGTCGGTGCCGCCGGCCGTGCGCGGGCGGACGTGATCCACCGGGAACGTGGCGACCTGCCCGCGGGTCGGGAGGCGGCAGTACTCACACCGGTCGCCGGCGCGGGCGACGACGGCGGCCCGGACGGCGTCGGACACGACGCTCACGGCGCCCCGCCGAGGTCGGGGCGGAGGGCGAGGAGGCGGCGGAGGGCGCGCTCGGCGGTGAACTTGTCGAGCGCCCGCTGCTCGGTGAACGCGACCCAGGCGAGGAGCTCCTGGTGCTCGGCGGGGGTGAGGAACTCCTTCCGCTCGCCGAGTTCGAGAACGCGCTGATCGAGGGCCGGGTCGAGCGCGTACCCGGCGACGCGGCGGAGCGCGGCGACGGACGCTTCGAGGGCGGTCTGCCAGGCCGGCTCGGCGGGTGCGGCCGCGGACATGAGCGGTCCTCGCGGGCGGGGGACGGGCCGGGGTATTCTACCGCCCCACCGCCCGCGGCGGCGGGGCGGTCGGCACCTCCCCGCGGAGGACGCGCTGGCAGTAGTCGAGCCCCTCATGGGCGTATCCGATGTACGGCTGGATGGCGAGCGCGGCGCGGTAGGCGGCGATGGCGTCGGCGTGACGGGCCTGCTTGCGGAGCACGACGCCGAGGTTGGCGCGGGCGACGGCGAACTGGGGGTTCAGCCGCACCGCCTCCCGGTACGCCGCCTCGGCCTGATCCAGCCGGAGTTGTTCTTCGTAGATCAGCCCCAAGATGTTGTGCGGGAGGGCGTCCTTGGGGTCGAGGCGGATGGCCTCGCGGTACGCCGCCGCAGCACCCTCCAGGTCCTTCCGGCCGCGGAGCACGTTCCCCAGGCCGTTGTGCGGGTCGGCGGCGTTGGGGTCGAGGCGGATGGCCTCGCGGAACGCCGCCGCAGCACCCTCCAGGTCCTTCCGGCCGCGGAGCACGAGCCCCAGGTTGTAGTGTGGTGTGGCGAAGTTGGGGTCGAGGCGGATGGCCTCCCGGTACGCCGCCGCCGCACCCTCCAGGTCCCTCCGGTTGACGAGCACGTTCCCCAGGCCGTTGTGCGGGAGGGCGAAGTTGGGGTCGAGGCGGATGGCCTCGCGGAACGCCGCCGCCGCACCCTCCAGGTCCTTCCGGTCGACGAGCACATTCCCCAGGCCGTTGTGCGGGAGGGCGTCCTTGGGGTCGAGGCGGATGGCCTCGCGGTACGCCGCCGCAGCACCCTCCAGGTCCTTCCGGCCGCGGAGCACGTTCCCCAGGCCGGTGTGCGGGTCGGCGGCGTTGGGGTCGAGGCGGATGGCCTCCCGGTACGCCACCGCCGCCCCCTCCAGGTCCTTCCGGTCGTAGAGCACGAGCCCCAGGTTGTGGTGTGGTGCGGCGAAGTTGGGGTCGAGGCGGATGGCCTCCCGGTACGCCGCCGCCGCACCCTCCAGGTCCTTCCAGTCGACGAGCACGAGCCCCAGGTTGTTGTGCGGGAGGGCGTAGTTGGGGTCGAGGCGGATGGCCTCCCGGTACGCCGCCGCCGCCCCCTCCAGGTCCTTCCGGTTGCGGAGGGCGACCCCCAGGTTGTTGAGCACGGCCGCATTCTCGGGGCGGAGCGCCGCCGCAGCCTGGAAATATTGGGCTCGCTCGCCAGACCCTTCCGTGCGGGCGATCGGGTACCTCGCCCCTAGCTGCATCAGCAGCGGGAAATCCGTCCGCCGCGCGACCGCCAACCGAAGCAGGAGCTCCCGCCCGGCGGCGGCCGGCACCGCCCGGGAGCCGCCGTACGCCACCACCAGCCCCGACGGCTGCGTCGCCCACTCTCCCCGCCCGGCCAGAGCCTTCAGCGCGATCGCGTCTCCGGCCGCCAGGAGCCGCCTCACCTCGTCCCGGAACGGGTGCGGGTCGGCCGCGGCCAGCAGATCGCAGACCGCCGCCGACTGCGCCAAGGCCAGCCACCCGTCCAGGCCCGCCACCAGCGCCGTCCGGATGGGAGAGTCGTTGATGCGTGTGGCGGCCTCGGCCGGCGGGGTCGTGCCCGGGACAATCCCGTACCCGGCGAACGTCTCCGCCCACCGCTCCGCCACCCGCTCCGGCGGCGGGAAGTTCTTCGAGTCGTGCGGCGTCCAGCGGTAGTCGTTCACCCCGTCCAGGGCGCGGAGCATCGCCAGGTCGCGGGCGTAGGCCGCCAGCCGGTCGGCGTGGTCGGTCACGGCGTCGTCGGCGGCGCGGCGCTCCGCCTGGGCGAGCAGCGGGGCGGCGCGGGCGGCCTCGCCCGCCTCCAGCGCCGCCTTCGTCCGGTCCAGCAGGTCGTTCACCGCGTCCGCGGACCGCGCCGCGGCGGTCCGCCTCCTCCCGTCCTCGTCCACGCGCCACACCGCCACGCCGCCGGCCCCGGTCACCAGCAGCACCACCGCCGCCGCCAGCCAGAGCTGCACCCGCCGCCGCTTCCGCTGCTCCGCGGCCCGCGCCTCCGCCTCGCGGCGGGTGACCGCCTCCGCCGCCGCCTTCGCCTCGGCCGTCGCCCGCTCCCCCTCGGCCTTCACCCGGTCGAGCTCCGCCTGTCGCGCCCGCGCCTCGGCGTCCGCCCGGAAGTCCGCGACCTCCCGGGCCACCTCCCCGGCGGTTGCGGGGCGATCGGCCGGCTTCGGGCTCAGGCACCGCTTGCACAGCGCCACCAGTTCCGGCTCCGCCCCGCAATCGTCCAGCCGCGACAGGCAGTCGGCCACGTCCCCCTGCGCCGCCTTCACCCGCGTCGTCTCGGCCGACCCCGCCTCGAACGGCGGCCGACCCGTCAGGATCACCGCCAGCACAGCGCCGAGGCCGAACACGTCGCTCCGCGGCGTCACCTTGTGCGCCGCACCCGCCGCCTGCTCCGGCGGCATGTACGCCGGCGTCCCCATCACCGCCCCCGCTTGCGTGCGCTCGATGTCCGAGTCGCGCAAGGAACGCACCTCGGTGTTCGGCGCGGTGGCGGCGGCATCGGCGACTGTGCCGTCGGCGGCGGTACCGGGGCGCAGCACCTTCGCCAGCCCCCAGTCCATCACCTGGACCTCGCCGAACGCGCCGACCATCACGTTCGCCGGCTTCAGGTCGCGGTGGATCACGTCGTGGGCGTGGGCGTACCCGACCGCCTGGCACACCGCCTCGAACACCGCCACGAACCGCCCTCGGTCGTCGCCCGGGTCGCGGCGGGTGCGCAGCAGATCGTCGAGGGTGTCGCCCTTGATGAGCTTCATCGCCAGGAACGGCCGGCCGTCGGGGAGGGTACCGAAGTCATGGACCGGCGGGATGCCCGGATGCTGGAGCTGGCCGGCGATGTGGGCCTCGTCGGCGAACCGGCGGGCGGTGCCGCTGTCCGGGCCGAACTGCTCCTGGAGCAGCTTCACCGCCACCTCGCGGCCCAGCGCCGTGTCGGTGGCCCGGTAGACGGCGCCCATGCCGCCGCGGGCGATCTCGGCGCCGAGGACGTACCGCCCTCCAGTCGGCGGCGGGAGCACGACGGGCGGGAGCGAGTCGCCGCGGCGGGTGGTAACGTCCGGGTCGGGCGTTCGCGCGGTGAGGCCGGCGGCGGGCGGGGCGGCCGGCGGGTCGTTGGGCATGAGGGCGAGTCCCGTGGGAGTCGCACCGATGCTATCACGACCAAACGTGGCCCGCAACCGGCCGGAATCGCTCCAACGCTGATCTTTATGAGTCGGTGACATGATTCCGGGAATCGAC carries:
- a CDS encoding DUF6932 family protein, whose product is MGLPAFNADGDLPPGVYLVTLADALARFGRGSAQRQVVAGRLARIHGLAASTGRLARFVVFGSFVTAKPDPRDVDVVLLMDDGFDVTATADDVAAVFDHAEADARLGASVFWATRSGAFGGEQAMIEYWQTRRDGRLRGILEIVPEQS
- a CDS encoding DUF1501 domain-containing protein produces the protein MYPAALQARRDFLATSANGVGLLALASLLTDDGRLAAAPLAPHFAPKAKNCICIYLEGAPSQLDLFDPKPRLNQLHGQKLPESLTRNVRFAFLQKDTATVMGSPRRWTRHGQCGMELSELLPHLGSVADDICLIRSMHTEAFNHHPGQLLMNTGSTSFGRPSLGAWLTYGLGSESRNLPGYVVLNAGRGTSGGTSNWGSGFLPSTHAGTLFRNHGDPVLNLGNPPGVSDEIQQRTIEAVRDLNGTRAAAVGDPEVNARTAAYELAFRMQAAAPELIDLSKESQRTLDAYGLDRREPDVKADRGGGRGQYRQFAANCLLARRLVERGVRFVSLFHASWDHHSNLEVELPFNCGMADQPVAALIKDLKQRGLLDTTLVLWLSEFGRTPLGENRAGRPGVTGRDHHPFAFSVWAAGGGIKGGQVIGETDEIGWTVTKDPVHINDLHATLLHLFGLDHLRLTYRFQGRDFRLTDVGGKVVTKLLA
- a CDS encoding FG-GAP-like repeat-containing protein, whose protein sequence is MRNRTDSPPRARLTLEHLEARDTPAFVVQIDYSLDALGFFADPTRRAVLERAVNDVAANLSANLPALTPGNGNTWDATFFNPATGREVRVSNRTIPANTIVLYAGGRDLVGAEAGLGGYGGYAAGGSQAWFDLIRSRGPGFTLWGGALAFDTAGTNWYFGTSAAGIGRSQVDFYSVAAHEFGHALGLGTAPTWTSQVRNGAFVGPQASALYGGPVPLAGTSHWADGISVGGQVVALDPTATLGGRVTFSALDYAALRDVGWNASAAAPPPAAPSPPPFVPVPLNNPRTAPAPVVLTGPADGTGRAYTLSADGFLRPAGDAVPAFPGYAGVTRGVAADFTGDGVEDLAFGTGPGAAAGVRIVNGATGADVASGVVLDGFGGGVFLAAADVDRDGRAELAVSADAGGGTRVSVYKVTGGRLVPLADFLAFGDPGFRGGSRVAMADMNRDGAAELIVGAGLGGGPRVAVYDGAALARGQAARLVPDFFALDPALRSGVYVAAADLDGDGRGDVIYSTGVTGGPRVRVVSGALLIANPGADMAALPALADFFTWDSRDRKGLRVAARDLDGDGKAELIAASADPANPFVRVIPLGQLGNPTGPLQNPLGTGVTLDGVYPG
- a CDS encoding HNH endonuclease, giving the protein MSVVSDAVRAAVVARAGDRCEYCRLPTRGQVATFPVDHVRPRTAGGTDDPNNLALACPRCNGHKWAATDATDPDTGAVAPLFNPRADVWADHFAWSAAAPGQLVARTPIGRATVARLRMNDPTVVALRVLLADIGLFPEVTGGEDVEARRGADRPAAGGGAVSTSPSGPP
- a CDS encoding serine/threonine-protein kinase yields the protein MPNDPPAAPPAAGLTARTPDPDVTTRRGDSLPPVVLPPPTGGRYVLGAEIARGGMGAVYRATDTALGREVAVKLLQEQFGPDSGTARRFADEAHIAGQLQHPGIPPVHDFGTLPDGRPFLAMKLIKGDTLDDLLRTRRDPGDDRGRFVAVFEAVCQAVGYAHAHDVIHRDLKPANVMVGAFGEVQVMDWGLAKVLRPGTAADGTVADAAATAPNTEVRSLRDSDIERTQAGAVMGTPAYMPPEQAAGAAHKVTPRSDVFGLGAVLAVILTGRPPFEAGSAETTRVKAAQGDVADCLSRLDDCGAEPELVALCKRCLSPKPADRPATAGEVAREVADFRADAEARARQAELDRVKAEGERATAEAKAAAEAVTRREAEARAAEQRKRRRVQLWLAAAVVLLVTGAGGVAVWRVDEDGRRRTAAARSADAVNDLLDRTKAALEAGEAARAAPLLAQAERRAADDAVTDHADRLAAYARDLAMLRALDGVNDYRWTPHDSKNFPPPERVAERWAETFAGYGIVPGTTPPAEAATRINDSPIRTALVAGLDGWLALAQSAAVCDLLAAADPHPFRDEVRRLLAAGDAIALKALAGRGEWATQPSGLVVAYGGSRAVPAAAGRELLLRLAVARRTDFPLLMQLGARYPIARTEGSGERAQYFQAAAALRPENAAVLNNLGVALRNRKDLEGAAAAYREAIRLDPNYALPHNNLGLVLVDWKDLEGAAAAYREAIRLDPNFAAPHHNLGLVLYDRKDLEGAAVAYREAIRLDPNAADPHTGLGNVLRGRKDLEGAAAAYREAIRLDPKDALPHNGLGNVLVDRKDLEGAAAAFREAIRLDPNFALPHNGLGNVLVNRRDLEGAAAAYREAIRLDPNFATPHYNLGLVLRGRKDLEGAAAAFREAIRLDPNAADPHNGLGNVLRGRKDLEGAAAAYREAIRLDPKDALPHNILGLIYEEQLRLDQAEAAYREAVRLNPQFAVARANLGVVLRKQARHADAIAAYRAALAIQPYIGYAHEGLDYCQRVLRGEVPTAPPPRAVGR